One window of Microbacterium sp. 1S1 genomic DNA carries:
- a CDS encoding right-handed parallel beta-helix repeat-containing protein, with translation MSFPFPARPFSTPHGAPRRHRRFLAASLGAIVALSGTLVAGPVAAATAGSATTVPAAPAAAPLLSDSMNRTVASGWGASSTGAWRVVEGPSSVSNGRALLASRKPGITARATVAGVSAADLSSRFTVAVPALPVGGPLYLAQAVRIVGKNSYGVRLRVHPDGSAYVSVVRMTDLTTVQSLSERRLPLTVTKGMSLRVALEVTGTSPVTLAAKAWVNGAAEPSAWQVSHADSSTSRITAAGGYGFALYTSAGAKAAVPLAVDDILATAPVPPAAPAPTPAPAPAPNPAPAPNPAPAPNPAPVPPVTPAPPTTPAPPATPAGVRGKPGAAAPGSLSYPAPATAVYASPGGSDGAAGTKAAPVRTIAAALRIVPNGGTIVLRGGSYHEEIVVPAQKRVTIQPAPNEAVWMDGTKVVTGWKASGKTWTVDGWTTALDSSPTYTKGAPDNTQPEWRFVDPAHPMAAHPDQVWVAGVQLREVGSAAQVVAGTFYVDDRAKRLVIGTDPTGKTVEASVLTQALSIRSAGSEVRGIGVRRYATSVPQMGTVVAAANDITLTDVTIRDNSTTGFYSWAPRTTLTRVSLVGNGLLGGGASQADGLTVKQMLSVGNNAEHFNHSPVSGAFKVTRTRGVTVADSAFTGNAGRGPWFDESVVDIAFTGNDVIGNAGHGVLVELSERAVVADNIIARNGDFGLFVLNSGNVKIWNNTFVGNANRNVSIGQDARRASDPNAAGHDPRTRNAPLAPWIVRNTVMSNNVMAESAGNCLVCVQDFSTTFTGAQMVSSVNGNLYHRTAPGTPRWFSAWSKGSVSRDPAVADTLAAFTAATGQDRRSQFVQGASVVTGAYVLLPAQVQRQAAIAVPVPTDVASVSRLPGGSATLGALPR, from the coding sequence GTGTCCTTTCCGTTCCCCGCTCGTCCCTTCTCGACACCGCACGGCGCGCCGCGCCGGCACCGTCGGTTCCTCGCCGCGTCGCTCGGCGCCATCGTCGCCCTCTCCGGTACCCTCGTCGCCGGTCCCGTGGCTGCAGCCACCGCCGGTTCCGCGACCACCGTCCCCGCGGCCCCGGCCGCGGCGCCACTCCTGTCCGACTCGATGAACCGCACCGTGGCGTCCGGGTGGGGCGCATCATCGACCGGCGCCTGGCGCGTGGTCGAGGGACCTTCGAGCGTCTCGAACGGTCGCGCCCTGCTCGCCAGCCGGAAGCCGGGGATCACCGCGAGGGCGACCGTCGCCGGGGTGAGCGCGGCGGACCTGAGCAGTCGTTTCACGGTCGCCGTACCCGCTCTCCCCGTCGGCGGCCCGCTGTATCTCGCGCAGGCCGTCCGAATCGTGGGCAAGAACTCGTACGGCGTCCGGCTGCGCGTGCACCCCGACGGTTCCGCCTACGTCTCCGTGGTCCGGATGACCGATCTCACCACCGTGCAGAGTCTGAGTGAGCGTCGTCTCCCGCTGACCGTGACGAAGGGCATGTCGCTGCGCGTCGCGCTGGAGGTCACGGGCACGAGCCCGGTGACGCTCGCGGCGAAGGCCTGGGTGAACGGGGCCGCCGAACCGTCGGCGTGGCAGGTCAGCCACGCCGACTCGTCCACCAGCCGGATCACCGCCGCGGGCGGCTACGGCTTCGCGCTGTACACCTCCGCGGGGGCGAAGGCGGCTGTCCCGCTGGCGGTCGACGACATCCTCGCCACCGCGCCCGTTCCTCCGGCCGCTCCGGCACCGACCCCTGCTCCGGCACCGGCCCCGAACCCGGCACCGGCCCCGAACCCGGCGCCCGCCCCGAACCCGGCTCCGGTTCCGCCGGTGACGCCGGCGCCGCCCACGACGCCCGCACCGCCGGCGACACCGGCAGGCGTCCGCGGGAAGCCGGGAGCGGCGGCACCGGGTTCGCTCTCCTACCCGGCACCGGCCACGGCGGTGTACGCGTCGCCGGGAGGATCCGACGGCGCGGCAGGCACCAAGGCCGCCCCGGTGCGGACGATCGCGGCGGCCCTCAGGATCGTGCCGAACGGCGGCACGATCGTCCTCCGCGGCGGTAGCTATCACGAGGAGATCGTCGTCCCCGCGCAGAAGCGCGTCACGATTCAGCCGGCCCCGAACGAGGCCGTATGGATGGACGGTACGAAGGTCGTCACCGGGTGGAAGGCCTCCGGGAAGACCTGGACGGTGGACGGCTGGACCACGGCTCTCGACTCCAGCCCCACGTACACCAAGGGAGCGCCCGACAACACCCAGCCGGAGTGGCGCTTCGTCGATCCGGCTCATCCGATGGCCGCGCACCCGGACCAGGTCTGGGTCGCGGGGGTGCAACTGCGCGAGGTGGGGTCCGCTGCCCAGGTCGTCGCCGGTACCTTCTACGTGGACGACCGCGCCAAGCGGCTCGTGATCGGTACGGATCCGACCGGCAAGACCGTGGAGGCCAGCGTCCTCACGCAGGCCCTCTCGATCCGTTCCGCCGGATCCGAGGTGCGCGGAATCGGCGTCCGCCGGTACGCCACCAGCGTGCCGCAGATGGGCACGGTCGTCGCAGCAGCCAACGACATCACCCTCACGGACGTCACCATCCGCGACAACTCCACGACCGGCTTCTACTCGTGGGCGCCGCGCACGACGCTCACGCGGGTCTCCTTGGTCGGCAACGGCCTCCTCGGCGGTGGCGCCTCCCAGGCCGACGGGCTCACGGTGAAGCAGATGCTGTCCGTCGGCAACAACGCCGAGCACTTCAACCACTCGCCGGTGTCCGGTGCGTTCAAGGTCACCCGGACGCGCGGTGTCACCGTCGCCGACAGCGCCTTCACCGGCAACGCCGGGCGTGGGCCCTGGTTCGACGAGTCGGTCGTCGACATCGCGTTCACCGGCAATGACGTCATCGGGAACGCCGGGCACGGCGTCCTCGTCGAGCTCTCGGAGCGTGCCGTCGTCGCCGACAACATCATCGCCCGCAACGGTGACTTCGGGTTGTTCGTCCTGAACTCCGGCAACGTGAAGATCTGGAACAACACCTTCGTCGGCAACGCGAACCGCAACGTCAGCATCGGTCAGGACGCCCGCCGTGCCTCCGATCCGAACGCGGCAGGCCACGACCCGCGCACCCGCAATGCGCCGCTGGCGCCCTGGATCGTGCGCAACACCGTGATGTCCAACAACGTGATGGCGGAGAGCGCGGGCAACTGCCTCGTCTGCGTGCAGGACTTCTCGACCACGTTCACCGGCGCGCAGATGGTGTCGAGCGTGAACGGCAACCTGTATCACCGCACGGCCCCCGGCACGCCCCGGTGGTTCTCGGCGTGGTCGAAGGGCTCCGTCTCGCGGGACCCGGCCGTTGCCGACACCCTCGCGGCGTTCACCGCCGCGACCGGGCAGGACCGTCGGTCGCAGTTCGTGCAGGGAGCCTCGGTCGTGACCGGCGCGTACGTGCTGTTGCCCGCGCAGGTGCAGCGCCAGGCAGCCATCGCGGTCCCGGTCCCGACGGATGTCGCTTCGGTATCGCGACTCCCCGGTGGCAGCGCGACCCTGGGGGCCCTCCCGCGGTGA
- a CDS encoding glycosyltransferase, translating to MTATGHRKTVLLVHPGAEMFGSDRMLLESAIGLVEAGARVIVALPSTGLLVPPLRAAGAEVVIVPMLVLRKVLLTPRGLPRLFRDMFRGLGAAWRLIGRVRPDAVYVSTIIIPQWPLIARLRGTRAISHVHEAEASGSTLVNRLLYAPHLASTRALVNSRFSLETIRRALPPLAARTRVVFNGVASPEHPAPPRTRIDGALRVLYVGRLSPRKGPDLVIDAAAALQAAGRPVEVTLLGAVFEGYEWFEEELRARAAQTGVPVHFAGFHADVWPFLADADVLIVPSRVDEPFGNTAVEGVLALRPVIASDSSGLREAAGGYATAQLVTPDDPAAIAAALDNVRDQWGELVGNVAESRAEAQRRHAPAVYRADITAGVLD from the coding sequence ATGACCGCCACGGGGCACCGGAAGACGGTTCTGCTCGTGCATCCGGGTGCGGAGATGTTCGGCTCCGACCGCATGCTGCTGGAGAGCGCGATCGGGCTCGTCGAGGCCGGAGCCCGCGTCATCGTCGCGCTCCCCAGCACGGGCCTGCTCGTGCCGCCGCTCCGCGCCGCCGGAGCCGAGGTCGTCATCGTGCCGATGCTCGTCCTGCGCAAGGTCCTGCTCACGCCACGCGGACTGCCGCGTCTGTTCCGCGACATGTTCCGCGGCCTGGGCGCCGCGTGGCGGCTGATCGGGCGCGTCCGCCCGGACGCCGTGTACGTATCGACCATCATCATCCCGCAGTGGCCGCTCATCGCCCGGCTTCGCGGAACTCGCGCGATCAGCCACGTGCACGAAGCGGAGGCCTCCGGGAGCACGCTGGTGAACCGCCTCCTCTACGCCCCCCACCTCGCGTCCACCCGCGCGTTGGTGAACAGCCGATTCAGCCTCGAGACGATCCGGCGCGCTCTGCCGCCCCTGGCCGCTCGCACGCGCGTCGTCTTCAACGGCGTCGCGTCCCCGGAGCACCCGGCGCCTCCCCGCACCCGCATCGACGGTGCCCTGCGCGTGCTCTACGTCGGGCGCCTCTCGCCGCGGAAGGGCCCCGACCTGGTCATCGACGCCGCCGCTGCTCTTCAGGCAGCCGGCCGTCCCGTCGAGGTCACTCTGCTCGGCGCAGTCTTCGAAGGGTACGAGTGGTTCGAAGAGGAGCTCCGCGCTCGCGCCGCTCAGACCGGAGTACCCGTCCACTTCGCCGGTTTCCACGCCGACGTCTGGCCGTTCCTCGCCGACGCGGATGTGCTGATCGTGCCGTCGCGGGTGGACGAGCCGTTCGGGAACACCGCCGTCGAGGGCGTTCTCGCATTGCGCCCCGTCATCGCCAGCGACAGCAGCGGTCTGCGGGAGGCAGCGGGCGGGTATGCCACCGCGCAGCTCGTCACGCCCGACGATCCCGCTGCCATCGCGGCCGCGCTCGACAACGTCCGCGATCAGTGGGGCGAGCTCGTGGGAAACGTCGCCGAGAGCCGGGCGGAGGCCCAGCGCCGTCACGCCCCCGCGGTCTACCGCGCGGACATCACCGCCGGCGTCCTGGACTGA